TGCTTGTGGGAATAAGAAACAAGGGAAAACACCAGTAGAAACAATTATAGAGGATATATATAAATCTAAAATAGGAAGAATTCCACCAGCAAGCCCAACATTTAATAGTGATGTAGAAACATTTCATAGGTTAGTAGAGGATGAGTTTTATGATATAGAAGATATAAGTAGCGTAAAAGACTTGATGAGAAAACAATATATCTATTTGATAGATTTTAATTATTTAAGAAAAAATAGTTATAGAGATAATAAAACACCATATGAATTAGCAAAAGTAGAAGATGGTGTTAAATTGTCCGTATTTAATGTTATGCCAGTTGTATTAGAAGAGTGCCAAGAGCTATATCTAAAACACTGCTATCCTAAAAAAGATTTCTTTTCTAGCTTCGATGAATTGTTTGGTTGGGGATCCGATCCTTTTGGTTTTAATATGTTTCCTGATTTGTTTAAAAATTCTCCTCTAGGGGGTAACGATGTATCCAGTCTTGACAAATATAATCAAATAAAAATGTTTAAAATCTTAAATAATGGGCAAGATCTATAACTGAAGGGGTTAATGATGCAAAACAATTTATCCATTAATAATATACCAGCAAATATCAAGACATATTCGCCGTCTACTGAGCAACAAATAACAAAAGAAATAAAAGAGTACTTTGAAACAGAAAAACAACCCGTTAACCAAGAATCTTTGTCTCAAGGGGTTAAAAGTTTATTGTCTAAGCAGTTAACCGTCAAAGATTTTGTAAAAAACATGTTAAATTCAAATAGCTCTAAAACAACTGAAGATCTATCTACTATTCTAAAAAGCTTTAATGTTGAAACATTGTCAGAACAAATCCATGATCTTCCTAAACAAATGGATAAGCTCTTGAACCAAACACAAAACAAAATGCAACAAGATACAAATATCATGAACAATACGCCTAAAATAGAAATAACCTCGCCAGAAGTACAAATAATGGCAGCTAATTTGCTTGGACTAATCAAAGAAGGAAAATTAAAAGAAGCGGGAGCGACTTTTAATAATAAAGGAGATGTGCTAGAAAAAATGCTAGATTCTTTTCTTTCACAGTCCTCACAAAACGCCAGAGAAACAGCTAACCTGATGACCTTTATTCAACACGTGGTAGCCCAAGGACTGGTATTATCACCAGAACTACAAAAAATGTTGGAAGAAAAATACAAAAAACTAGAAAAACAATTATCTTTCTCTGAAGAGTTAGCAATTGAAAAAGAAGAAGACCTGGATAAATTATCTGATGAAGCCAAGGATTATGTTAAAGAAATCATGGATTTAAGACAACAGTTAGAATTTATGGATGGAGATACTGCGGAAGAAGTACTCTCTGCTTACGAAGAGTTACTAGAACTCATAGGAGTTGCGTCATGATGGATGATAAAACAAGGCATGTAGCACTTTCCTATAAAATCAATGAAATGATGAGACATTATGATGAACTTCCTCCTGAAACTAGGGAAGAGATACTACGTTTTTTTAAAACTCCAGAAAGACTTACAGCTTTAAGACTAAATCCTTTTCGCTATGCAAGACAACAAAAAGCCAAAAATTCGTTATTTATCATGGTTTAACCATCTCTCTTCTTGTTATAGTTGGTAAATGATAATAAAATAGATTTATGATAAATAAATATATTGAAAAAGCCCAAATATTATTAGAAGCACTTCCTTACATTCAAAAATTTGCTGGTAAAACTATAGTCATTAAATACGGCGGTGCTGCCATGGAAAACGAAGCACTACAAAAATCAGTTGCTGTTGATATTGTTTTGCTAAAGTTTGTCGGCATTAATCCAGTACTAGTGCATGGTGGTGGTAAAGAAATTACTACTTGGTTAGATAAGCTTAATATTGAAACTGAGTTTATTGACGGATTACGAAAAACTTCTAAACAAGCGATGGAAGTGACCGAGATGGTTCTTACCGGCAAAGTCAACAAAGCCATTGTTGGTCTCATTAATTCCGCTGGAGGCAAAGCAATAGGACTCAGCGGTAAAGATGGCAACATGATACAAGGCAAAAAAATAAACGAAGCAAAACTTGGTCATGCTGGTCAAGTAACTAAAGTAAACCCAAGTGTAATTTTAGACACAATAGAAAAAGGTTACATCCCTGTAATCTCTACTGTTGGTGTTGATGAAAACAATGAAACACTTAACATCAATGCAGACTATGTAGCTTCGGACATTGCCATCGCTATCAAAGCAGAAAAATTAATTTACTTATCTAACGTTGAAGGAATACTTAATGAAAAAAAAGAAATAATCAAACAAATTATTGCGGAAGAAGCAGAAGAATTGATAAAAACTGGAGTTATTTCTGGAGGAATGATTCCTAAAATAACCTCCTGTTTAGAATCCATCCAAGGTGGCGTAAATAACGTCCATATAATTAGTGGAGAAATAAACCACTCTATCCTCTTAGAACTTTTTACTGATTACGGGATAGGTACGATGATTAAGAAAAAGGAATAAACAATGTCACTAAATCACTTCATAAATATATCAGACCTTTCTAAAGAAGAAATAGAGTCAATTACCAATATGGCAATTTTGCTAAAAAAAGAAGCGAAAGCTGGGATCACGAGAGAAACATTAAAAGGTAAATCCTTTGCACTACTCTTTGCAAAACCATCCACGAGAACATTTGTTTCTTTCCATGTTGCAATCACTCAGCTTGGCGGTCATCCTATTAGCATCCACCAGTCATCCATGGGTGGAAGAGAAAGTCTGCATGAT
The DNA window shown above is from Candidatus Margulisiibacteriota bacterium and carries:
- the argB gene encoding acetylglutamate kinase, producing MINKYIEKAQILLEALPYIQKFAGKTIVIKYGGAAMENEALQKSVAVDIVLLKFVGINPVLVHGGGKEITTWLDKLNIETEFIDGLRKTSKQAMEVTEMVLTGKVNKAIVGLINSAGGKAIGLSGKDGNMIQGKKINEAKLGHAGQVTKVNPSVILDTIEKGYIPVISTVGVDENNETLNINADYVASDIAIAIKAEKLIYLSNVEGILNEKKEIIKQIIAEEAEELIKTGVISGGMIPKITSCLESIQGGVNNVHIISGEINHSILLELFTDYGIGTMIKKKE